Proteins encoded together in one Xenopus laevis strain J_2021 chromosome 6L, Xenopus_laevis_v10.1, whole genome shotgun sequence window:
- the prdm14.L gene encoding PR domain zinc finger protein 14 — MALSVPSHPNPIERAFRCDSLQMCPPAVPPYFPPFLPPSQYMNILATPRDMFNPLKSLGRLVTNSSHLGPFNFRDLPNLLNQSSPQNDAQLHPLLGAYSLLTKVQQQQQQQTVSHSKHDSLGSDPNSPENPKSPIVPKKCKNVSLSVPSLQVRPTRTYHFTEEDLHSVLYGYTYGGDPRTSHQGVSHALSGLRIPAPSSTGLDPHILDRDSLQLPEGLTVLDTSYGTLPKSGVFCKNLIPKGAKFGPFQGKVVHPSEIKTYGDNSLMWEIFNEGRLSHFIDGKGSAGNWMTRVNCARFPEEQNLIALQCDGEIYYESCKEILPGQELLVWYGDGYLQFLGIPLSLKGLGEGRPQYPPTEETASAEGYKCERCGKVFAYRYYRDKHLKYTRCVDQGDRKFPCHLCNRSFEKRDRLRIHILHVHEKHRPHKCTVCGKSFSQSSSLNKHMRVHSGERPYKCVYCNKAFTASSILRTHIRQHSGEKPFKCKHCGKAFASHAAHDSHVRRTHTKEKGFVCSQCGKTFLEMEELRYHMQIHSSL, encoded by the exons ATGGCTCTGTCTGTTCCCAGTCACCCCAACCCGATTGAAAGGGCTTTCCGTTGTGACTCCCTTCAGATGTGCCCCCCAGCTGTACCCCCTTATTTCCCTCCATTCCTGCCCCCCAGTCAGTACATGAATATTCTGGCCACTCCTCGTGACATGTTCAACCCTCTGAAGTCCCTGGGCAGGTTGGTCACCAACTCCTCTCACTTGGGGCCCTTCAACTTCCGAGACCTCCCAAATTTACTGAATCAAAGCTCCCCCCAAAATGATGCGCAACTGCACCCGCTCCTGGGAGCCTATTCCCTCCTGACTAAGgttcagcaacagcagcagcaacagactGTCTCCCACAGCAAACACGACTCTCTTGGCTCCGACCCCAATAGCCCAGAGAACCCCAAATCTCCCATAGTccccaaaaagtgcaaaaatgtgtcCCTGAGTGTCCCCAGCCTACAGGTGAGACCCACTCGCACTTACCACTTTACAGAAGAAGACTTACACTCAGTGCTCTATGGATACACCTACGGCGGCGACCCCAGGACAAGTCACCAGGGAGTCTCACACGCCCTGTCTGGTCTGAGGATTCCTGCCCCCAGTTCTACAG ggctGGATCCCCACATACTGGACAGGGACTCGTTGCAGTTGCCAGAAG GTCTGACAGTGCTGGACACTTCCTATGGGACTTTGCCCAAATCTGGAGTTTTCTGCAAGAACCTCATCCCTAAAGGAGCCAAGTTCGGTCCATTTCAAGGCAAAGTGGTGCATCCGAGTGAAATAAAGACTTATGGGGACAACTCGCTCATGTGGGAG ATCTTTAATGAGGGGCGACTCAGTCACTTTATAGACGGAAAAGGGAGCGCGGGGAACTGGATGACCCGAGTCAATTGCGCCCGTTTTCCTGAGGAGCAGAATCTGATTGCGCTGCAGTGCGATGGGGAGATTTACTATGAGTCGTGCAAAGAGATTCTCCCCGGGCAGGAGCTGCTCGTCTGGTACGGGGACGGTTATCTGCAATTCCTCGGCATCCCACTCAGTCTCAAGGGCCTGGGGGAAGGAAGGCCGCAATATCCACCCACTGAAG AGACGGCGTCTGCGGAGGGATACAAGTGCGAGCGATGCGGAAAAGTGTTCGCCTATCGCTATTACCGGGACAAACACCTCAAGTACACACGCTGTGTGGATCAGGGGGACAGAAAGTTCCCGTGTCATCTGTGCAACAGGTCGTTTGAGAAACGGGATCGACTGCGGATTCACATTCTTCATGTACACGAGAAGCACCGACCCCACAAG TGCACTGTGTGTGGGAAAAGCTTCTCCCAGTCCTCCAGCCTGAACAAGCACATGAGGGTTCACTCCGGGGAGAGGCCGTACAAGTGCGTCTACTGCAACAAG GCATTCACGGCGTCCAGCATCCTCCGCACACACATCCGACAGCACTCGGGGGAGAAACCCTTCAAATGCAAACATTGTGGAAAAGCCTTTGCGTCACATGCCGCCCACGACAGCCACGTACGTCGCACTCACACCAAAGAAAAGGGCTTCGTCTGTTCCCAGTGTGGGAAAACCTTCCTGGAAATGGAGGAATTGCGGTATCACATGCAAATCCACTCCAGCCTCTAG